From the Daucus carota subsp. sativus chromosome 8, DH1 v3.0, whole genome shotgun sequence genome, one window contains:
- the LOC108199778 gene encoding protein ALWAYS EARLY 3-like isoform X1 translates to MGPPRKSRSVNKRYSDSYVVSPIKHDEAADRRTPRKRKLVDMLGPQWSKEELERFYEAYRKHGKDWKKVGAVLRSRSVEMVEALYTMNRAYLSLPEGTASVAGLIAMMTDHYCNMAGSDSEHESIEGSGTSRKYQKRSQAKVPPKSSKGSEGRVTSNSQAIASSYDYLPSTKKKRSGGSRPRVVGKRTPRFPVSYSHENVNGDTYFSPNRQGLRFDVDGNDSDVGHENLIALAEASQRGGSPRLLRSPKKMVAEGDIDGEGSMEADNGDYTRPKRYMMKSGNKSPFSQKGQRPYGKRLELDNDKNSQDEIREACSGTEGQKLGAALEKFEIEVTNGKTAKYSQGQWKRSRKVLFDRDESSALTGLEALANAILMPESTNDNDSSVLIKEESNEADEPESFEAIHTNHQSDKRWTVETKGYQSNSGLKYATNQISKIGKDPFDSVSRSPEAKLDAPCSVSKLSRKKQKTVASKIQLAEGHSDTHMSESQIVEGKELGMKSTSKGKRSSQSASPMLNKHPENSSSSTGPRKEAGDSAMSSVHLPGADQFDVTNKRKSRRKTKIRKVNTYADSEVSDKTKKLLNCFSNDGVRRWCAYEWFYSAIDYPWFAKREFVEYLLHVGLGHVPRLTHVEWGVIRSSLGKPRRFSEQFLKEEKQKLNQYRDSVRTHYTELRSGTREGLPADLARPLSVGQRVIAIHPKTREIHDGSVLTVDHNRCRVQFDRPELGVEFVMDIDCMPLNPLENMPTSLTIHMSAADPNNLIKFKMNGQVKDQRVEGFIKFSPCDNLENIDSSSYTSPTSYPLFNLFKPEKMGSVVVDSQAKMGPKDNVSSQQISYSQPSSLAQIQAKEADVQAIADLTRALEKKQVLVSELREMNNDVLENQKDGISSLKDSELFKKQYAAILVQLRDADEQQVTSALSCLKQRNTYQENVSLAWPRSMANPVASVGVLNASYCSEVQTEKSGSHVNEIVESSKTRAGIMVNAAIQAFSSMKGGENTLEKIEEAIDYVYGQLPSDDSYVLSEKCFTAMERGDMASQEQEKCGTFGPLQVPPTPLLNSSGIPSELITQCVATLLMIQKCTERQFPPADVAQILDSAVASLRPCSVQNLPVYADIEKCMIMIRNQIMALVPS, encoded by the exons ATGGGCCCGCCAAGAAAGTCCAGAAGTGTGAACAAGCGGTATTCTGATTCTTATGTGGTCTCTCCTATCAAACATGACGAGGCTGCTGATAGAAGAACTCCCCGG AAAAGGAAGTTGGTTGACATGTTGGGTCCTCAATGGAGCAAAGAAGAGCTAGAACGCTTCTATGAAGCATATCGTAAGCATGGAAAGGACTGGAAAAAG GTGGGAGCTGTATTGCGAAGTCGATCTGTTGAAATGGTGGAGGCTCTTTACACAATGAATAGA GCTTATCTGTCTCTTCCAGAAGGAACTGCTTCCGTGGCTGGATTAATTGCAATGATGACAGACCACTATTGCAATATG GCTGGAAGTGATAGTGAACACGAAAGCATTGAAGGTAGTGGGACATCTCGAAAATATCAAAAGCGTTCTCAGGCCAAGGTACCGCCGAAGAGCTCTAAAGGATCTGAAGGGCGTGTGACTTCGAATTCCCAGGCAATTGCGTCAAGTTATGACTACCTTCCCTCGACGAAAAAGAAGCGCTCTGGTG GAAGCCGACCACGTGTTGTTGGGAAAAGGACGCCTCGATTTCCTGTTTCCTATTCTCATGAGAATGTAAACGGGGATACATATTTTTCTCCAAACAGGCAAGGTCTCAGATTCGACGTGGATGGTAATGACAGTGATGTTGGCCATGAAAATCTTATAGCGTTGGCTGAAGCTTCACAAAGAGGGGGTTCTCCTCGATTATTGCGGTCACCAAAAAAAATG GTTGCTGAGGGTGACATCGATGGAGAAGGGAGCATGGAGGCTGATAATGGGGACTATACACGGCCAAAGAGATATATGATGAAATCTGGAAATAAGAGTCCTTTTTCTCAAAAAGGGCAAAGACCATACGGGAAGAGGCTAGAGCTTGATAATGATAAAAACAGTCAGGATGAGATCAGGGAAGCCTGTAGTGGAACAGAAGGACAAAAACTTGGAGCAGCTCTGgaaaaatttgaaattgaagtTACAAATGGAAAAACTGCCAAGTATTCTCAGGGTCAGTGGAAGAGAAGTAGAAAAGTTCTTTTTGATCGAG ATGAAAGCTCCGCATTAACCGGCCTGGAAGCTTTAGCAAATGCAATTCTCATGCCTGAATCAACAAATGATAATG ATTCATCTGTTTTGATCAAAGAAGAAAGTAATGAAGCTGATGAACCTGAATCCTTCGAAGCTATACATACAAACCATCAGAGTGACAAAAGATGGACCGTGGAGACTAAAGGATATCAGTCAAATTCAGGATTAAAATATGCTACAAATCAAATTTCCAAAATAGGGAAAGATCCCTTTGATAGTGTTAGTCGTAGTCCTGAGGCTAAGTTGGACGCTCCTTGTTCTGTTAGTAAGCTGTCAAGAAAAAAACAGAAGACTGTTGCATCTAAA ATTCAATTGGCTGAAGGTCACAGTGATACTCATATGAGTGAATCTCAGATAGTTGAG GGCAAAGAGTTGGGCATGAAATCAACAAGCAAGGGTAAGCGATCATCGCAAAGTGCTTCACCAATGTTAAATAAACACCCAGAGAATTCATCTTCAAGTACTGGtccaagaaaggaagctggcGATTCAGCAATGTCAAGTGTACATCTTCCTGGTGCTGACCAGTTTGATGTAACTAACAAAAGAAAGAGCAGACGTAAGACAAAGATTCGCAAGGTCAACACATatgcagattcagaagtatcaGATAAAACG AAAAAGCTCTTGAATTGCTTTTCTAATGATGGAGTACGTAGATGGTGTGCATATGAGTGGTTCTATAGTGCAATAGATTACCCTTGGTTTGCTAAAAGGGAGTTTGTGGAGTACTTGCTTCATGTTGGTCTGGGTCATGTTCCTAGATTAACACATGTCGAGTGGGGTGTCATAAGAAG CTCTCTTGGCAAACCGCGGAGGTTTTCTGAGCAGTTTCTGAAGGAAGAAAAGCAAAAACTTAATCAATACAGGGACTCTGTTAGAACACATTATACAGAACTCCGCTCAGGTACAAGGGAAGGACTTCCAGCGGATCTTGCACGGCCTTTATCAGTTGGACAACGTGTAATTGCTATTCATCCAAAGACTAGAGAAATTCATGATGGCAGTGTCCTAACTGTAGATCATAACAGGTGTCGAGTTCAATTTGATCGTCCTGAACTAGGTGTGGAGTTTGTTATG GATATTGATTGCATGCCCCTAAATCCGCTAGAGAATATGCCAACATCATTGACAATACATATGAGTGCTGCTGATCCCAACAACTTAATTAAGTTCAAAATGAATGGGCAGGTAAAAGATCAGAGAGTTGAAGGGTTTATTAAATTTTCTCCATGCGACAACCTGGAAAACATTGATTCCTCCTCCTATACATCACCTACTTCTTACCcattgtttaatttatttaagcCAGAAAAG ATGGGTTCTGTGGTTGTTGATTCACAAGCTAAAATGGGTCCTAAAGATAATGTTTCCAGTCAACAAATATCATACTCTCAGCCTTCTTCACTGGCACAGATTCAGGCTAAAGAAGCTGATGTTCAAGCCATTGCTGATCTTACTCGTGCTCTTGAGAAAAAG CAAGTGCTAGTTTCCGAGTTGAGGGAAATGAACAATGACGTGTTGGAAAATCAGAAGGATGGCATTTCATCACTAAAGGACTCGGAGCTTTTTAAAAAGCAGTATGCTGCTATTCTTGTACAATTGCGTGATGCAGATGAGCAG CAGGTTACTTCTGCTTTGTCTTGTCTGAAGCAACGTAATACATATCAAGAAAATGTATCCCTTGCATGGCCGAGGTCCATGGCCAATCCTGTTGCTTCTGTTGGTGTATTAAACGCTTCCTATTGTTCTGAAGTTCAAACTGAAAAATCCGGGTCCCATGTGAATGAAATTGTTGAAAGTTCCAAGACAAGGGCTGGTATTATGGTGAATGCAGCTATTCAG GCATTTTCTTCGATGAAGGGTGGTGAAAACACCCTTGAGAAGATTGAGGAGGCTATAGACTATGTCTATGGTCAGCTACCGTCAGATGATTCTTATGTACTATCTGAGAAATGTTTTACTGCAATGGAACGTGGTGATATGGCCTCTCAAGAACAAGAGAAGTGCGGCACATTTGGACCATTGCAGGTTCCACCCACTCCACTCCTAAATTCGTCTGGGATCCCTTCAGAACTTATAACTCAATGTGTGGCAACTCTGCTGATGATTCAG AAATGTACAGAACGACAGTTTCCACCAGCAGATGTAGCACAAATACTAGATTCTGCTGTTGCAAGTTTGCGGCCTTGCTCTGTACAGAACCTTCCTGTTTATGCTGATATAGAGAAGTGCATGATTATGATCAGGAATCAAATAATGGCACTTGTACCATCTTAG